The following are encoded together in the Candidatus Dependentiae bacterium genome:
- a CDS encoding ankyrin repeat domain-containing protein produces the protein MMKYIFIVGMAIVPPTSLSMSYDQQLLYAAKQNKRKVAEVSLKYATGNSCNNCSDTSLHYAASHKQSDITCLLLAAGANPNVCNSIKLTPLHEAVIGGNNQTVKLLLNAGANPNAQDHNGNTPLHYAVNQGFTKIIELLLQFDAHVLLKNNELKTVFDRVRELKKPELIKLIENYQLEFEIL, from the coding sequence ATGATGAAGTATATTTTTATAGTAGGTATGGCAATTGTACCTCCTACTAGTTTGTCTATGAGTTATGATCAACAGCTTTTATATGCTGCTAAGCAGAATAAAAGAAAAGTAGCTGAAGTATCCCTTAAGTATGCTACAGGTAATAGCTGTAATAACTGTAGTGATACGTCACTTCATTACGCTGCATCTCATAAGCAAAGTGATATTACCTGTCTATTGCTTGCTGCAGGAGCTAATCCTAATGTTTGCAATAGTATTAAGTTGACTCCTCTTCATGAGGCAGTTATAGGTGGCAATAATCAGACTGTAAAGTTATTATTAAACGCTGGTGCAAACCCAAATGCTCAAGACCATAATGGAAATACGCCATTGCATTACGCAGTTAATCAGGGATTTACTAAAATTATAGAACTATTACTTCAGTTTGATGCTCATGTATTACTTAAAAATAACGAATTAAAAACAGTATTTGATCGAGTACGTGAACTTAAAAAACCAGAATTAATAAAGCTTATAGAAAACTATCAATTAGAATTTGAAATCCTGTAA
- a CDS encoding ankyrin repeat domain-containing protein, protein MCIKEIVITSLLLVAICSNVANAMTEHSNKVNKRKRQERYEQRQAKHQEREQQRYSTNELIKAISEKNVTKAQEYLDQKANPNASKYIDDKEELLLHVALRSNQPDMVLLLLKYKALTQLRCHCDFTALHSAAQEGKVNLVKLILNYGGLVDAKAENKIPVMVSGKSPATDFLTTYAVLEKNVELSPTRELLCQALENGYVKLAARLLRAGIIPTLAGLQLVKDFYFKSQIAGDCVDSDAYKTLGRMLKVHLGMFEPVSGVARTGISQGLNAQGIPVDIQHIIAQFLHDV, encoded by the coding sequence ATGTGTATAAAAGAAATAGTAATTACTTCTCTGTTATTGGTAGCCATTTGTAGTAATGTAGCTAACGCTATGACAGAACATAGTAATAAAGTTAATAAAAGAAAAAGACAAGAGCGCTATGAGCAACGTCAAGCAAAGCACCAAGAGCGTGAACAGCAAAGGTATAGTACTAATGAGCTTATTAAAGCTATTAGCGAAAAAAATGTAACAAAAGCACAAGAGTATCTTGATCAAAAAGCCAATCCTAATGCTAGTAAATATATTGACGATAAAGAAGAGCTATTGCTTCATGTGGCTTTGCGTTCTAATCAGCCTGATATGGTATTGCTTTTACTTAAGTATAAAGCCCTTACTCAGTTGCGCTGCCATTGTGATTTTACTGCACTTCATTCAGCTGCTCAAGAAGGCAAAGTGAATTTAGTTAAACTTATACTTAACTATGGAGGTTTAGTAGATGCAAAAGCAGAAAATAAAATACCTGTTATGGTCTCAGGCAAGTCTCCAGCAACGGACTTTTTAACCACTTATGCTGTACTAGAAAAAAACGTAGAGCTTAGCCCAACGCGAGAACTGCTCTGTCAGGCACTTGAGAATGGCTATGTTAAGTTAGCAGCTCGTTTGCTAAGAGCTGGTATTATACCAACTCTTGCAGGCTTACAATTAGTTAAAGATTTCTATTTTAAAAGCCAAATAGCTGGTGATTGTGTCGATAGCGATGCTTATAAAACTCTAGGCCGTATGCTTAAAGTCCATTTAGGTATGTTTGAACCTGTCTCTGGTGTAGCAAGAACAGGTATTAGCCAAGGTCTTAATGCTCAAGGAATACCTGTAGATATTCAACACATTATTGCTCAATTTTTGCATGATGTTTAA
- a CDS encoding FAD-binding oxidoreductase, which produces MGKTILPKDKVYWYTLKNPSKKELTNDIQIDVAVIGGGAAGLAAAHSFRAKGLSVALLEKDFCGAGASGKSSGFVSPDSELEADNFTSRWGIEGAQKLWNFSLSGCNLLEQYIQKYGIECDYQKQDTLFISTSKHSAKEVAREHEARLKLNYPSRLYTKPQLSSIINSSYYTNAVRDSSTFGIIAYLYCQGFKDVLINLGVQIYENTPALRIDDHTITTPHAQVKAQHIIVAVDRFLPDLHKFELDVYHAQTFLMVSKPLSDRQIESLFPEKNLMITDTELVFNYFRVAHTNRLLLGGGSILSTYAKNPNHHATHIYNKLTRYISKVFPHMQLEFEYMWPGLIGITKDLLPLAEPDSQYSHIYYISGATGLSWATALGNYSAEKILSNKSDMDAYFSSSRSFGVNHRVQHIIGTKASFALGNFINKYLK; this is translated from the coding sequence ATGGGCAAAACTATATTACCTAAAGATAAAGTATATTGGTATACTCTCAAAAATCCTTCTAAAAAAGAGCTTACTAACGACATACAAATTGATGTCGCTGTTATAGGTGGTGGTGCTGCGGGACTTGCAGCTGCTCATAGTTTTCGCGCAAAAGGCCTTTCAGTTGCCTTACTTGAAAAAGATTTTTGTGGTGCTGGCGCAAGTGGCAAAAGTTCAGGTTTTGTTAGCCCTGATTCAGAATTAGAAGCAGACAACTTTACTAGCCGTTGGGGCATAGAGGGCGCTCAAAAGTTATGGAACTTTTCTTTATCTGGATGCAATTTACTAGAACAATATATACAAAAATACGGTATTGAGTGTGATTATCAAAAACAAGATACGCTCTTTATTTCGACAAGTAAGCATAGTGCTAAAGAGGTGGCGCGTGAACATGAAGCACGACTTAAACTTAACTATCCAAGTCGCTTGTATACAAAGCCACAGCTGTCTAGCATAATAAATAGCTCATATTACACAAATGCTGTACGTGATAGCTCAACGTTTGGCATTATAGCCTATTTATATTGCCAAGGTTTTAAAGATGTTTTAATCAATTTAGGAGTGCAAATTTATGAAAACACCCCCGCTTTACGTATAGACGATCACACTATTACTACACCTCATGCTCAGGTAAAAGCACAGCATATTATAGTTGCTGTTGACCGTTTTTTACCGGACCTTCATAAATTTGAGCTTGACGTCTATCATGCTCAAACCTTTTTAATGGTTTCAAAACCACTTTCTGATAGACAAATAGAAAGTCTGTTTCCTGAAAAAAATCTTATGATTACTGATACAGAGTTAGTATTTAACTATTTTAGAGTTGCGCATACTAATCGCCTACTGTTAGGAGGAGGAAGCATTCTATCAACGTATGCAAAAAATCCTAATCATCATGCAACCCATATATATAATAAGCTTACTCGTTATATAAGCAAGGTATTTCCTCATATGCAGCTTGAGTTTGAGTATATGTGGCCCGGGCTTATTGGTATAACTAAAGATTTATTACCGTTAGCTGAACCAGATAGTCAGTATTCACATATTTATTATATAAGTGGCGCAACAGGGCTCTCCTGGGCAACTGCTTTAGGTAACTATAGTGCTGAAAAAATACTCTCTAACAAAAGTGATATGGATGCGTATTTTTCAAGCTCACGAAGCTTTGGTGTAAATCATAGAGTACAGCATATCATAGGCACAAAAGCATCGTTTGCTTTAGGCAATTTTATAAATAAATATTTAAAATAA
- a CDS encoding ankyrin repeat domain-containing protein — translation MYEGSTKAYYFVIFIVLVGYSLASISMNLVKTYLNNKATQYYSNQLWKALHTNDTIKVQKALSKGAQLTLQGMHTPLTWAYLNKEYTMLKLLLTHTALHTDQQSILYSSLTSIFKDALETANSQVIELFLTALPSLVQTTKEFSFHWLTQKHNPGNYSKSIEKIAELLVQHGVSPDSQNYSGNTPLHHAAEQLNIHLINCLLKYKVNPCIKNQKGECAYQTAANAPAFDMEKKNKELHEYYFSKLEESSDFIQKTWPLNTASIKNHIVSLLLDYRAQNHQAACTALARLLALQPLIVINAQDQLKTITVPLDIAQAISNYVFT, via the coding sequence ATGTATGAAGGTTCTACCAAAGCTTATTACTTTGTTATTTTTATAGTGTTAGTAGGCTACTCATTAGCTAGTATAAGCATGAATTTGGTTAAGACATACCTTAATAATAAAGCTACACAGTATTATAGTAACCAACTTTGGAAGGCATTACACACTAACGATACAATCAAAGTACAAAAAGCATTAAGTAAAGGCGCACAACTTACTCTTCAGGGCATGCATACTCCCCTTACTTGGGCTTATCTTAACAAAGAATATACTATGTTAAAACTTTTGCTTACTCATACAGCATTACATACTGATCAACAAAGCATTCTCTATTCATCACTTACTAGTATTTTTAAAGATGCTTTAGAAACAGCTAATAGCCAAGTAATTGAACTTTTTCTTACGGCTTTACCCTCGCTAGTGCAAACTACAAAAGAGTTCAGCTTCCATTGGTTAACACAAAAACATAACCCCGGCAACTACAGCAAATCAATTGAGAAAATAGCAGAGCTTTTAGTGCAGCATGGTGTTTCCCCAGATAGTCAAAACTACTCAGGCAATACACCCCTCCACCATGCTGCTGAACAGCTTAATATTCATTTAATTAACTGTTTACTCAAATACAAAGTTAACCCCTGCATTAAAAACCAAAAGGGTGAATGTGCTTATCAAACAGCAGCTAACGCTCCTGCATTTGATATGGAAAAAAAAAACAAAGAGCTACATGAGTATTATTTTTCTAAATTAGAAGAAAGTTCAGATTTTATCCAAAAAACATGGCCTTTAAATACTGCTTCTATTAAAAATCATATTGTTAGCCTTCTTTTAGATTATCGAGCACAAAATCATCAAGCAGCATGCACTGCTTTAGCTCGGCTACTTGCCTTACAGCCACTTATAGTAATTAATGCTCAAGATCAATTAAAAACTATTACCGTGCCGCTCGATATAGCCCAAGCTATTTCAAACTATGTCTTTACTTAG
- a CDS encoding ankyrin repeat domain-containing protein, whose protein sequence is MQNKIKIMMLSLISIVPQLNMIAMNESRSNADRNKYRNEIALRVAAYKGDRKKVLELLNAGVDVNATNPSNPQGNTALEYAVEKGHTDIVKDLTAAQTRGAKIINASDKTGQDLSPMMNSDLQFLKENVIKETAGDSVYPYRENPTKELIRQLFDGWSPSIEYIKDLIANGANVNARDRNNYTVLHQAVTRNRLDIVKELIAAGADINSYSGDRTALMHAAAVGHEEIVKALIAARADVNATARGGYNQGLRASDFAQSNTYRKIADSLRAAESRSRPY, encoded by the coding sequence ATGCAAAACAAAATAAAGATCATGATGTTATCATTAATAAGTATAGTTCCTCAGTTAAACATGATAGCCATGAATGAGTCTCGTTCGAATGCTGATCGTAATAAATACCGCAATGAAATAGCTCTTAGGGTTGCAGCTTATAAGGGTGATAGAAAGAAAGTATTAGAGTTATTAAATGCTGGAGTTGATGTTAATGCAACTAATCCATCTAATCCACAAGGTAATACAGCGCTTGAGTATGCTGTGGAAAAGGGACATACAGATATCGTAAAAGACTTAACTGCTGCTCAAACTCGTGGTGCTAAGATCATTAATGCCTCAGATAAAACAGGGCAAGATCTTTCTCCTATGATGAATAGCGATCTACAGTTTCTTAAGGAAAATGTTATTAAGGAGACTGCTGGTGACAGTGTTTATCCGTATAGAGAAAATCCTACAAAGGAACTTATAAGACAGCTTTTTGATGGTTGGAGTCCATCAATAGAATACATCAAAGATTTAATAGCTAATGGAGCGAATGTTAATGCTCGTGATCGCAATAATTATACCGTGCTTCACCAGGCTGTCACGCGAAATCGTTTAGATATTGTAAAAGAGTTAATAGCTGCCGGAGCTGATATTAATAGCTATAGTGGCGACAGGACAGCACTTATGCACGCCGCTGCTGTTGGTCATGAAGAGATCGTAAAGGCATTGATAGCAGCTAGGGCTGATGTTAATGCTACTGCTCGTGGTGGTTACAATCAGGGTTTGAGAGCGAGTGATTTTGCCCAGAGTAATACATATCGCAAAATTGCAGACTCATTAAGAGCTGCTGAATCTCGTTCTAGACCTTATTAA
- a CDS encoding leucine-rich repeat domain-containing protein, with translation MIYFNSKFFTLLLIASTPLALTAHSYVDEIINLSYKNLTSLYELHHIHHPHTVRILDLSHNNIESLSSFSFDAFTHLEELYISHNNIADLPLGLFDRLTSLKVIDLSHNKLQAVSPWTFDCLKSLRMLDLSYNRVDTLPTDIFYKNDQLRVLRLSNNRLRHLSACIFDKNSKLNALDLSFNDLTTVPLGIFDRLKRMHTLDLTGNQLNNYY, from the coding sequence ATGATCTATTTTAACTCTAAATTTTTTACTTTGCTTTTAATAGCAAGCACTCCTCTAGCGCTTACGGCTCACTCATATGTCGATGAAATTATAAACCTCTCATATAAAAACTTAACAAGCCTTTACGAACTTCATCATATACATCATCCTCATACAGTCCGAATTCTTGATCTTTCTCATAACAATATAGAAAGCTTGTCTTCTTTTTCTTTCGATGCATTTACTCATCTGGAGGAGCTCTATATAAGCCACAACAATATAGCGGATTTACCGTTAGGTCTTTTTGATAGGCTTACCAGTTTAAAAGTAATTGACCTTTCTCATAATAAGTTACAAGCAGTAAGCCCTTGGACATTTGATTGTCTTAAAAGTTTAAGAATGCTTGACCTTTCTTATAATAGAGTAGACACGCTACCAACAGATATATTTTATAAAAATGATCAACTACGCGTATTAAGACTATCAAATAATCGTTTACGGCACCTATCGGCTTGCATATTTGATAAAAACAGCAAATTAAATGCTCTAGACTTATCATTTAATGACTTAACTACTGTGCCTTTGGGTATATTTGATAGATTAAAACGAATGCATACGCTTGATCTTACAGGCAATCAACTAAACAATTACTACTAA
- a CDS encoding DUF308 domain-containing protein → MQYAVQSIHRNWFIYFILGLLFTFIGFLGLIFVGTSTLASVIYLGAILVSIGALEAIRSFKLGFSGNAFVHLIMSLLYGAVGIFMILKPEVNALTLTLVLGIGLTVVGVARTFFAATHSLPNRNWLLFQGLVTIALGLIIWLQWPVSGTWALGTIISTDIILNGFVWMKVALQARYAR, encoded by the coding sequence ATGCAATATGCAGTGCAATCTATACATCGTAACTGGTTTATATATTTTATTCTAGGATTATTATTTACGTTTATAGGTTTTTTAGGACTTATATTTGTTGGCACTTCCACTTTAGCATCGGTTATTTATTTAGGAGCAATACTTGTTAGTATAGGAGCTCTGGAGGCGATTAGATCTTTTAAGCTAGGTTTTTCGGGTAACGCCTTTGTGCATTTGATTATGAGTTTGCTCTATGGCGCAGTTGGCATTTTTATGATATTAAAACCTGAGGTAAATGCTTTAACTTTAACTTTGGTGTTAGGTATTGGTCTTACGGTTGTTGGAGTTGCACGTACTTTTTTTGCTGCTACACACTCTTTGCCTAACCGTAACTGGTTGTTGTTTCAAGGCTTGGTGACAATAGCTTTAGGACTTATTATTTGGCTTCAATGGCCAGTGTCAGGAACTTGGGCTCTTGGCACCATAATTTCAACAGATATTATCTTAAATGGCTTTGTGTGGATGAAGGTAGCATTGCAAGCGCGTTATGCCCGCTAG
- a CDS encoding transposase → MLKNRKLSKAISDASWYSFITKLEYKLSWQGKCFKKVDRFYASTKTCNACGTLQETPLNKRIYSCSCGWKASRDTNAALNIKKQGIEKLKAAGYTPDHNDMIWYPWRPV, encoded by the coding sequence ATGCTCAAAAATAGAAAGCTTTCTAAAGCTATTAGTGATGCTTCATGGTACTCATTTATAACTAAGCTTGAATATAAGCTCTCTTGGCAAGGAAAATGCTTTAAGAAAGTTGATCGCTTTTATGCTTCAACTAAAACATGTAATGCTTGTGGCACTCTACAAGAGACGCCATTAAATAAAAGAATATACAGTTGCAGTTGTGGTTGGAAAGCATCAAGAGATACTAATGCTGCGTTAAATATTAAAAAGCAAGGCATAGAAAAGTTAAAGGCGGCTGGATATACCCCAGATCATAACGACATGATTTGGTACCCGTGGAGGCCTGTGTAA
- a CDS encoding TVP38/TMEM64 family protein: protein MKYAPKKWVLGMFFLMCLVLLGYFISHSGLFSLENLKYHKDALSIFVHQHYIRAVFIYIASYALFTTASLPGAVLFSLAGGFLFGVLPGTLFTVIAATTGATGSFLISRYFLGSWIKNNYGAKLATLKRNVASKGAYYLLALRLMGFIPFFLINILAGALPITLKTFILTTGVGIIPGSFAYCFAGQQLGTIESLKDIISLPLLGAFTLLGALALVPVIFSHKNDPKGL from the coding sequence ATGAAATATGCGCCTAAAAAATGGGTACTGGGAATGTTTTTTTTAATGTGTCTTGTGTTACTAGGCTATTTCATTAGTCATTCAGGATTATTTAGTCTAGAAAATTTAAAATATCACAAAGATGCTCTGAGTATATTTGTCCATCAACATTATATACGCGCTGTTTTTATATACATAGCAAGCTATGCCCTTTTTACTACTGCATCGTTACCAGGAGCAGTCTTGTTTTCTCTTGCTGGTGGTTTTTTATTTGGTGTACTACCAGGCACGCTTTTTACTGTTATCGCAGCAACAACTGGAGCAACAGGATCATTTTTGATTTCACGCTATTTTTTGGGCTCTTGGATTAAAAATAACTATGGAGCAAAACTAGCAACTCTCAAGAGAAATGTAGCCTCAAAAGGGGCCTATTATTTGCTTGCGCTCAGACTTATGGGATTTATTCCATTTTTTTTGATTAATATACTTGCAGGCGCATTACCTATTACATTAAAAACTTTTATACTTACAACAGGTGTAGGTATTATTCCGGGCAGCTTTGCTTACTGCTTTGCAGGACAACAACTTGGCACTATAGAGTCACTTAAGGATATTATTTCTCTTCCACTACTAGGCGCGTTTACGCTTCTGGGTGCTCTTGCTTTAGTGCCAGTAATTTTTAGCCACAAAAATGACCCTAAGGGACTCTAA
- a CDS encoding protein phosphatase 2C domain-containing protein translates to MKKLLLLGLLAFNLVPLVNASDLLITNASNWQAKVTVYYTHTHKKPTVLLLNPAGTNSNNYQKTNLGDIFFIKDVTIEGTSLEKIGLASSLRYYTGLITKVNIQDAQQLAQADPNKDIAVIIDTAPYVNTFTIRPLQLEDSEDTGISVPTLVTKNLNLVNIDDPRKPNWSVSTLPISYGISIAQGSNPSMNNAHTVVMPFANNPQMALFGVFNGFSGNEIAHYCVRQLSTNLSQHPLLSSHTKQALQESIEKVDTDLASSAPLKELAQVSGTEALVAFINRDQLYVANVGTSRAILCLNGQARAISIDQSITRPDETARINASKNNNQESILTTTRALGAHNLRAEGIISTPEILSISLNTNVQFLILASQGVFEGSGLSRQDAVDIVKGALNDNAQDPLATHQAAQVLVDEATRRGSVDNCTAVVVLFTTSQMTPARQVQPVSVVMLSDSNSSTTLKSSYSTTQPQVDQQPDRLEYGFSENIGRRPTMEDAHILAPSFTHDTSLFAIFDGHGGHTVAEYVADHLPVNLKSTLQNSDNPQQTLQEALEKTTASLENSKLKDIAQKMGTTAIVALIKNNDLFVANIGDSRAVLCREGEAIALSDDHKPERPDEATRIKAAGGHIIKIGLNHHRQPRLLPERFWHKSKAPLRINTENSMQGSCLSMTRSIGDFALRAAGLISTPELVHTALQPNDEFLLLACDGIFEKNIDRQRAVTIVRNALKKYQGNPKAATEAAQQLVQEAYKDGSGDNLSALVILLKK, encoded by the coding sequence ATGAAAAAATTATTATTGTTAGGCCTCTTAGCCTTTAATCTGGTCCCTTTAGTTAACGCATCAGATTTATTAATAACAAACGCTAGCAATTGGCAAGCTAAAGTTACAGTTTATTATACTCATACTCATAAGAAGCCAACCGTTTTGTTATTAAACCCAGCTGGAACAAATTCTAATAACTATCAAAAAACTAATCTTGGTGATATTTTCTTTATTAAAGATGTAACTATCGAAGGCACAAGTCTTGAAAAAATTGGACTTGCTTCAAGTCTACGTTATTACACAGGTTTAATAACTAAAGTAAATATACAAGATGCACAGCAACTAGCTCAAGCAGATCCAAATAAAGATATAGCAGTTATAATTGACACAGCTCCTTATGTTAATACTTTTACTATTCGACCTTTACAACTGGAAGATTCTGAAGATACAGGTATAAGTGTACCTACACTAGTTACAAAAAATCTTAATTTAGTAAACATAGATGATCCTAGAAAACCAAATTGGTCAGTAAGCACTTTGCCTATTTCGTATGGTATAAGTATAGCGCAAGGGTCAAACCCTTCTATGAACAATGCCCATACGGTTGTTATGCCCTTTGCAAATAACCCTCAAATGGCTTTGTTTGGTGTTTTTAATGGTTTTTCTGGTAACGAGATAGCTCATTATTGTGTTAGGCAGCTATCAACTAATCTTAGTCAGCATCCACTACTATCTTCTCATACAAAACAAGCACTTCAAGAGAGCATAGAAAAAGTTGATACTGATTTAGCTAGCTCAGCTCCGCTTAAAGAATTGGCTCAAGTATCTGGCACAGAGGCCTTGGTTGCTTTTATTAACAGAGACCAGCTCTATGTAGCTAACGTAGGAACTTCACGCGCTATACTTTGCCTTAATGGGCAAGCTCGTGCTATTTCAATTGATCAAAGTATAACAAGACCTGATGAGACAGCTCGGATTAATGCTAGCAAAAACAATAACCAAGAGAGCATTTTAACTACAACAAGAGCTCTTGGTGCCCATAATCTTCGCGCAGAAGGCATTATTTCGACTCCCGAGATTTTATCGATTTCTTTAAATACCAATGTCCAGTTTTTGATATTAGCAAGTCAAGGTGTTTTTGAGGGTAGTGGACTAAGTCGTCAAGATGCTGTTGATATTGTTAAAGGTGCTTTAAATGACAATGCTCAAGATCCATTAGCTACACATCAGGCCGCTCAAGTATTAGTTGATGAAGCTACTCGAAGAGGAAGCGTTGATAATTGTACTGCTGTTGTAGTGTTGTTTACTACATCACAGATGACACCAGCGCGTCAAGTTCAACCTGTATCTGTTGTAATGCTATCTGATTCAAATTCTAGCACTACTCTAAAGAGCTCTTATTCAACTACACAACCACAGGTTGACCAGCAACCTGATCGTTTAGAGTATGGATTTAGTGAAAATATAGGGCGACGACCAACCATGGAAGATGCTCATATACTAGCACCCTCTTTTACGCATGATACAAGCTTATTTGCTATTTTTGATGGCCACGGAGGTCATACAGTAGCTGAGTATGTTGCTGATCATTTACCAGTTAATTTAAAGTCAACTTTACAGAACTCTGACAATCCTCAACAGACACTTCAAGAAGCACTTGAAAAGACTACGGCAAGCTTAGAAAATTCTAAGCTTAAAGATATAGCACAAAAAATGGGTACTACAGCTATTGTAGCGCTTATTAAAAACAATGACCTGTTTGTAGCAAATATAGGAGATTCTCGAGCAGTTTTGTGCCGTGAAGGTGAAGCTATTGCTTTATCAGATGATCATAAACCAGAGCGACCTGATGAAGCTACTCGTATTAAAGCTGCTGGTGGCCATATTATAAAAATAGGTTTAAATCACCACAGGCAACCTCGCCTTCTGCCAGAAAGATTCTGGCACAAAAGCAAAGCACCCTTAAGAATTAATACTGAAAATAGCATGCAGGGTAGTTGTCTTTCTATGACTCGCTCTATTGGAGATTTTGCCTTACGTGCGGCAGGCCTTATTTCTACACCAGAATTAGTGCATACTGCTTTACAACCTAATGACGAATTTTTATTACTTGCCTGTGATGGTATTTTTGAAAAAAACATTGATCGTCAACGTGCTGTTACTATTGTGCGTAATGCTCTAAAAAAATATCAAGGAAACCCTAAAGCTGCTACTGAAGCTGCACAACAACTTGTTCAAGAAGCCTATAAAGATGGCAGTGGCGACAACTTAAGTGCACTTGTTATACTACTTAAAAAATAG
- a CDS encoding ankyrin repeat domain-containing protein, with protein sequence MSKTICALLVGVFFVFPTQSMYQTTKTISSTAELIYWNIVSEAIVKQRHNTINLFLSKLTLINYKNTEGSTLLHTAVESENYHAVRLLLAQGAEAAINNNAGQTPLALAKEKNNKELINILRRSLLLKGLKQVFSKPKLTISLKPQQAQELYL encoded by the coding sequence ATGTCTAAAACTATCTGCGCTCTACTTGTAGGTGTTTTTTTTGTTTTTCCTACACAATCTATGTATCAAACAACAAAGACAATTTCTAGTACTGCAGAACTTATATACTGGAATATAGTTTCTGAGGCTATTGTAAAACAAAGGCACAATACTATAAATCTTTTTTTATCCAAACTTACTCTTATTAACTACAAAAATACAGAAGGCTCAACATTGCTTCATACAGCAGTTGAAAGCGAAAATTATCATGCTGTACGGCTACTACTTGCACAGGGCGCTGAAGCCGCTATTAACAATAATGCAGGCCAAACGCCGCTTGCTTTAGCTAAAGAAAAAAACAATAAAGAGTTGATTAACATACTAAGACGTTCTCTCTTACTTAAAGGCTTAAAACAGGTATTTAGTAAACCCAAGCTTACAATTTCTTTAAAACCTCAACAAGCGCAAGAACTATACCTTTAG
- a CDS encoding NADP-dependent phosphogluconate dehydrogenase: MKVGVIGLGHMGGPIAHKFYRENKDLVVFDSNPAVRQLFSNAGLRVAHTIEELSDDVEVIWVMVPDQVVDSVLDHLCACINPHTVIIDGGNSHFRDTVRRAAAMNAKGLAYLDCGTSGGLWGAEHGFSMTIGGDQKVFDRVKEVFKTLAASPSSYALVGSSGAGHYVKMVHNGIEYALLESYAEGFFLLHNNKHYNHFDLAAISAVWNDGAIIRSWLLSLFHDVLMHDQNLSLINGAIGENGTGRWMVEEAANADISLKLIEHALAIRQQSRDFGGDYRTKLVAMVRHVMGGHPISQEACSVCQEVK; this comes from the coding sequence ATGAAAGTAGGCGTTATTGGCCTAGGGCATATGGGTGGCCCCATCGCGCATAAATTTTATCGTGAAAACAAAGACCTCGTTGTTTTTGATAGCAATCCTGCGGTAAGACAACTATTTAGTAATGCCGGATTAAGAGTAGCACATACTATAGAAGAGCTTAGCGACGACGTTGAGGTTATTTGGGTTATGGTGCCTGATCAGGTTGTAGACAGTGTTCTTGATCATTTGTGTGCATGCATAAATCCTCATACGGTTATTATCGATGGAGGTAATAGCCATTTTAGGGACACTGTAAGAAGAGCTGCTGCCATGAATGCAAAAGGGTTAGCTTACCTTGATTGTGGTACTTCGGGAGGATTATGGGGTGCTGAGCATGGCTTTAGTATGACTATTGGTGGTGATCAAAAGGTATTTGATCGTGTTAAAGAAGTGTTTAAAACTCTTGCAGCGTCTCCAAGCTCTTATGCCTTAGTGGGATCTTCAGGTGCAGGTCATTATGTTAAAATGGTTCATAATGGTATTGAGTACGCTTTGCTGGAGTCATATGCTGAAGGATTTTTCTTACTTCATAACAACAAACACTACAACCATTTTGATCTGGCTGCGATTAGCGCTGTTTGGAATGATGGTGCAATTATTCGCTCCTGGTTACTCTCGCTCTTTCATGATGTTCTTATGCATGATCAAAATCTCTCATTAATTAATGGTGCTATAGGTGAAAATGGTACTGGCCGCTGGATGGTTGAAGAGGCAGCAAATGCGGATATTTCACTTAAACTTATAGAACATGCTTTAGCTATTCGCCAACAATCACGTGACTTTGGGGGTGATTACCGTACTAAACTAGTAGCTATGGTGCGTCATGTTATGGGAGGTCATCCTATTTCTCAAGAAGCATGCTCTGTTTGCCAAGAAGTAAAATAG